A single window of Sebastes umbrosus isolate fSebUmb1 chromosome 16, fSebUmb1.pri, whole genome shotgun sequence DNA harbors:
- the sertad4 gene encoding SERTA domain-containing protein 4: MTLVLSMNPFLDPEGDPPLSTYQPIWESERCTKTCLSNPAPPCSSEEQFTQEPPCRRVPDHVSVSRIAYFKRKFVDDDDEPRFSFRTYCQTVAPVLEERAHVLRLSLEKMRFIDDPEAFLRRSVLVNNLLRRLRAEILLQSTDWCFPPNPAFTTGPCVPATSANPAHQALHGAVPTRICIAPQAGPPFRKRFRMVRGGQGDLRPDCAQTCCCIYAAAAAAGHYLHLPFSMYDAALSTCPSTPHSPSFFQLASHSKLGLTVAIEEHDDEDEDVEEEEENEEEEEEREEEEEEEEEEEEDDRKEAGPSVDVVKDKSSKKSRTRTLLGHTRTEEDSCMTDRVEEEEEEGEQEEEEEEEEEEEEEEGQVVRPCKCDSTGTEREVHKVSFWHRRAHRQ; this comes from the exons atgacccTAGTTTTGTCCATGAATCCTTTCTTGGACCCAGAGGGAGACCCTCCGCTCTCCACATACCAGCCCATATGGGAATCGGAGCGTTGCACTAAGACCTGCCTGTCCAACCCTGCCCCACCATGCAGCTCTGAAGAGCAATTTACACAAG AACCCCCCTGCAGGCGAGTTCCTGACCATGTTTCAGTATCAAGGATCGCATACTTCAAGAGAAAGTTTgtcgatgatgatgatgagcctCGATTCAGCTTCAGGACGTACTGCCAGACT GTTGCACCGGTGTTGGAGGAGCGTGCCCATGTGCTGCGCCTCTCCCTGGAGAAGATGCGGTTCATCGACGACCCCGAGGCCTTCCTCCGACGCTCCGTCCTCGTTAACAACCTCCTTCGGCGCCTGCGAGCTGAGATTCTGCTCCAGAGCACCGACTGGTGCTTCCCACCCAACCCAGCATTTACCACCGGCCCCTGCGTCCCGGCAACCAGCGCTAACCCCGCTCACCAGGCACTCCACGGAGCAGTACCCACCCGGATCTGCATAGCACCCCAAGCCGGACCGCCCTTCCGTAAGCGCTTCCGAATGGTCCGCGGAGGACAGGGGGATCTACGCCCTGACTGTGCTCAGACATGCTGCTGCATCTACGCGGCGGCGGCCGCTGCAGGACACTACCTCCACCTCCCGTTCTCCATGTATGACGCAGCACTCTCGACCTGCCCGTCCACACCacactctccctctttctttcagcTAGCCAGCCATAGTAAGTTAGGGCTCACAGTGGCCATAGAAGAgcatgatgatgaggatgaagatgttgaagaggaggaggaaaatgaagaggaagaagaagagagggaagaggaggaggaggaggaggaggaggaagaagaagatgataGAAAGGAAGCTGGGCCTTCCGTTGATGTTGTTAAGGACAAGTCGAGCAAGAAAAGTAGGACTAGGACCCTGCTGGGTCACACaaggacagaggaggacagCTGCATGACAGATAGggtagaagaggaggaggaggagggagagcaagaggaggaagaagaggaggaggaggaggaggaggaggaagaggggcaGGTTGTGAGACCTTGTAAGTGTGACTCTACTGGCACAGAAAGGGAAGTCCACAAGGTCAGCTTTTGGCACCGCAGGGCTCATAGACAATGA